Below is a genomic region from Atribacterota bacterium.
CTTTAAAAAATAATTTGTAGCAAATATTTTTGGAACCCTTGATAGATTTTTTTTAAAAGATAAATAATTCTTTATATAATCTGCAAAAGGAATTGAAATAAAATCAAGGTTGGCCATTGGGTTATGCTTTCTAACGCCCTGCTTGCCAAGTGTTGCTGCAGTTGTTTCTGATTCAACTGTTGCACCAGTAAAAACACCATGATTCCAATCAATTGATTCCACTACTGGCATTGAAGTATCTGAATCTCTGCCTCCAAAAACAAAACCATCAATAGGCACTCCCTGTGGATTTTCAGCCTGCGGGTCTATGTTTACCAATTCATCTAATCGGATGGTATATCTGGCATTTTTATGTGATGGATCGATTAAATTGCCTTGCTCGTCTTTCTTCCCGGCATTCCATCGACCGCTATGGTTAAAACCTTTATCAGGAATATCTCTTCCCATGCCCAGCCAATAAGGTATCCCATTATTTACCAGCACATTGGAGAAAATTATTTCTCTCTCTGATGTTAATGCCTGATAAATGACCGGATCATCTTCCGGATTAACATCAGCAATAATGCCAAAAATACCTTTCTCTACATTAGCTGCTCTGACTTCACCTTTTACCTTCTTAAGATAAGCTATATCATCCCCGACAATGGTTTGACCTGGCAACATAGCAGTGCTGGTTTTGCCACAGGCACTGGGAAATGCACCTGTAAAATAGGTGGTTCTTCCTTTTTTGCCGTGTACCCCCATAATAAACATATGTTCTGCAAGCCATCCCTCTTCAGAAGCCTTCCTGATAGCTAATCTGAATGCCAATTTTTTCAAACCTATCGAATTTCCTGCATATTGGTTATTTACCGAGTAAACACTATTTGTTTCCAAATCCATATAGACTCTTCTCTTGTCAACATCTATACTGACATTGTTTTCCAGCCTTCCCGCAGAATGCAGAAAAAAGAAAAACTGGTTAGAAGCATTTAATCTCTTGAACCCCTCATAATTGCTTCTATAAAGCAAGTCTTCACTATGTGCAACATAAGCAGAATCAGTAATCTGTAATGAAGGAATTGAAAAGGAAGAATTCGTCGGACCTAAAGAAAAGAAACGTACTAACATTTCTTTGCCTTTCATGCTTCCTTTGAAATATGATTTTATTTCTTCTAAACCTTTATCTTTATCTATAGAATTAATATCTATACCCCAATTCACTTTCTTAGAAAGGAGGTATCGTGTATTCTCCTTATCTCTCCCCTGGTCATAATAACCATCAAAATGAATCGTGTGTCCTTCTACCTTTAATTTCTTTTCCTCTTTGTTTTTTAAAGCCAGCTCTTTAACATACTGAATATCTTCAGGGGCATCGGTAATCACCGTTACCTTTTCCGGTTGACATAACACTATTGCCTCTTCCACTCTCTGGATAACATAAGGATTGTCTAACAATTCAAGTTTTCTCTGATTAACCTGGTCCATGGTTTTGTGCTTCCTTTCCTTTAAATGAACAAATGGGTTTTAAAAAATGTTATTCCCATGCTGTAAGATTTGTTATTTTAATATATTAAACAAAACATAATTTAATCGTCAAGAATATTTCTATTTTTTTTAAATCTTTTCAGTTATTTTATATATTATCTTTTTGGTATTTTTTCTTTTTTACTCAGGCATTATTTTATTAAGAATAATTCCTACCAGTGCACCTAAGGCCATTCCTTCGATTTCAATTTGTCCGGTCCCTAACGGAATTGGTATTGAAACTCCGCCTAAAGATAAAATCAGGATCGTTGCTGCAATTATTAAATTTCTTGATTTTTCAAAGTTAACTTTGTTTTCAACTACTGTTCTCACTCCCACCGCTGCAATCATACCAAACAATATAATAGAAATACCACCAATTAATGCTCCAGGAATAGAGGCAATAATTGCACCTAATTTAGGTACTAACCCAATAATTATTGCGAATACAGCCGCGATGCGCATTACAATGGGGTTGTATACTTTTGTTAATGCCAATACCCCTGTGTTTTCTGAATAAGTTGTATTAGCGGGACCGCCGAAAAAGGCAGATACGGAAGTTGCCAGACCATCACCTAATAACGTCCTGTGTAACCCTGGATTTTTAACAAAATCTTTTTCTGCTGTTGCTCCAATTGCCAGTACATCTCCGATATGTTCAATAACCGTTACTAATGCAACCGGTGCTACAATCATAATAGCATTCCAGTTAAACCTGGCAATTGTAAACTGAGGGAACCCTAACCATTTTGCTTCAGCAATTGGGGTAAAATCAACCAGGCCAAATATCGCTGCAACAATATAACCAATTACTATTCCCAGCAAAACAGGGATAACTTTCAAAAAACCACGGGTATATGATGTTATTAAAACAACTATTAAAAAACCTACCAGTGCAAGCCACCAGTTCTCACTGGCCATATCAATGGCAGTGGGTGCTAATTTTAAACCTATGACCATAATTACCGGTCCTGTAACCACGGGTGGGAAAAAGGCAATGATTTTTTCAGGTCCAAAATGACTTACTAAAAGGGAAAATAGTAAATAGATTAACCCAGCGACAACGATACCTCCTAATGCATATGGAATACCAAATTTATCCGCTACTAACATAATAGGGGCAATAAATGCAAAAGAAGAACCTAAAAATGCAGGAACTTTATTCCCTGTTACTAAATGAAATAATAATGTTCCTACACCGGCCATAAATAATGCGACCGATATATCAAGTCCGGTAATAATGGGAACAAGTACTGTGGCACTGAACATGGTAAATCCATGTTGTAATCCAAGTATAATTGTTTGAGGTAAACCCTGTTTAGTGTAGTCAATAGTTTCTGGTTGCGGTTTTGAATTCATAAATCTCTCCTTTTAAATAATATTTTTCCTGGCATTTAAATTTCCAATTGATTATTTATACAATAAAACCCCCTTTCAGCGTGAGCTGATAAGGGGGTAGTGCTTTTTCCTTATCAGCCTCACAGGACTAATGTTAAAGGAATTATAAAAAAACCTCTAATCCAGAGAAACTGGAAAAGAGGTATAAATTCTAATGATTTTATCCCCTTATTAGTCTCTCTGAACTAACTTAAAGGGCATTTTTATCTTATTTAGAATATAACAAAAATTCTATTTTAGCAATGTTTTTTTAAAAAATATTCTATAAAATTATCTTTTGAAAATCTCCGGGATGATAGCCCAATAATATCTCTGCAATCTCTGTAAATAACACCGGATTACCACTTATAAAAAACTTATCAATTTTATGGTTCTGGTTATTAATTAATCTGTATGCTATGAGCCAATCATGTGCCTGTTTGACAGTAGCTTCAGCAGGATCGACCAATATGATTTGCTGGTTGATCTCTTTCTCGATATAGCTCCTTAAAAATGGGTAATGGGTGCAGCCAAGAATTAGCGTATCAATGCTATTATCAACTATTGGTTTTACACACTCTCCTATTAATGATTGGATCCTGCCTTTATTTCGCAGGGAGTTTTCTTCCATTTCTCTAATAACCTGATTACTGCAGGAATTACTGAAAGTAGTAATAGAAGGATTTATTTCTTTGATAATCTTTTCGTAACTTTTATTTCGGATTGTTACTTCTGTGCCGATTATGCCAATCCGGTTATTTTTTGTTCTGGTAGTTGCCTCTACTGCTCCTGGCTGGATTACTCCAATTATCGGAATGGTATATTTATCTTTTACTTTTTCCAGGGCTACTGCAGTGGCTGTATTGCAGGCAATGATTATTAATTTCGCATTCTCTTTAATTAAAAAATCTATAATAGACAATACATATTTAACAATTTGCTCATCTTTCTTTTCACCATAAGGAGCATGGGCAGTATCACCAAAGTAGATGATATTTTCCAGGGGCAATTGTTTTTTTACTTCTCTAAAAACACTTAAACCACCCAAACCGGAGTCTAATAAACCAATTGGTCTTTGTTCTTTACTGGCTTTTGTCAAAATAATTTCCTCAGTCAATTAAAAATTATTTTGCTAAAATTACAAAAAGATTAAAGTATGTATATTCAATAAGAAAATACCTAATTATATCAGTAAAAAAGCAGCCTAAAAAAACTGGCGGAGGGACTGGGATTCGAACCCAGACAGCTTACGCCTACACCGGTTTTCAAGACCGGCCCCTTGCCATTCGGACATCCCTCCGCAAATATTTATTTTCATGTAGTATTTGTTATGTAAAATATATAATTTTTTATACTAACAACTTCAATTTTTAATTGTCCAATGTTTATTGTATCAGAAATAAATTTATCGGCAACAAAATTTTACCTTAATTGCTAATTTTTTTCAAATCATCCATATAAGGACGAAGCGCATCAGGTATTGTTATCGACCCGTCTTTTTCCTGATAATTTTCCAGGATAGCTACCATTGTTCTACCAACTGCAATGCCTGAACCGTTTAATGTGTGTACAAAGTTCACTTTACCGGAATCCTGTGAACGGTAACGAATATTAGCCCGGCGTGCCTGAAAGTCAGTACAATTGCTACAGGAGGATATTTCCCGATACTTGTTTTGAGCCGGTAACCATACTTCTAAATCATAAGTTTTAGCAGCAGAAAAGCCAATATCTCCTGTAGAAAGATTAACAATACGATAAGGGAGCTCTAATCGTTGTAAAATAGTCTCAGCATTTTGAGTTAATTTTTCTAATTCCTGATAGGAATCTTCCGGTTTGCATAATTTAACCATCTCTACTTTGTTAAACTGATGCTGACGGATTAATCCTCTTACATCTTTTCCATAAGAGCCCGCTTCTCTTCTAAAACAGGCAGTATATGCAGTGTAATAAATAGGTAATTCTGCCTCTGATAATATCTCACCCTGATGAAGGTTGGTCAAAGGAACTTCTGCTGTAGGAACAAGATAAAGATCATCATTGGATTTAAATAAATCATTCTCAAACTTGGGTAATTGCCCGGTACCTGTCATAGTATTTGCATTTACCAAAAAAGGTGGAAACATTTCCTGGTAACCATGCTCT
It encodes:
- a CDS encoding phosphoenolpyruvate carboxykinase (GTP); translated protein: MDQVNQRKLELLDNPYVIQRVEEAIVLCQPEKVTVITDAPEDIQYVKELALKNKEEKKLKVEGHTIHFDGYYDQGRDKENTRYLLSKKVNWGIDINSIDKDKGLEEIKSYFKGSMKGKEMLVRFFSLGPTNSSFSIPSLQITDSAYVAHSEDLLYRSNYEGFKRLNASNQFFFFLHSAGRLENNVSIDVDKRRVYMDLETNSVYSVNNQYAGNSIGLKKLAFRLAIRKASEEGWLAEHMFIMGVHGKKGRTTYFTGAFPSACGKTSTAMLPGQTIVGDDIAYLKKVKGEVRAANVEKGIFGIIADVNPEDDPVIYQALTSEREIIFSNVLVNNGIPYWLGMGRDIPDKGFNHSGRWNAGKKDEQGNLIDPSHKNARYTIRLDELVNIDPQAENPQGVPIDGFVFGGRDSDTSMPVVESIDWNHGVFTGATVESETTAATLGKQGVRKHNPMANLDFISIPFADYIKNYLSFKKNLSRVPKIFATNYFLKDNQGHFLNEKIDKVIWMVWAEGRVHGEFEAIETPVGKIPFYEDLETLFLRELNRKYTKEKYIEQFSLRIDKYLGKMDRMQKIFSNITLTEDEFIKELENQIERL
- the murI gene encoding glutamate racemase, giving the protein MTKASKEQRPIGLLDSGLGGLSVFREVKKQLPLENIIYFGDTAHAPYGEKKDEQIVKYVLSIIDFLIKENAKLIIIACNTATAVALEKVKDKYTIPIIGVIQPGAVEATTRTKNNRIGIIGTEVTIRNKSYEKIIKEINPSITTFSNSCSNQVIREMEENSLRNKGRIQSLIGECVKPIVDNSIDTLILGCTHYPFLRSYIEKEINQQIILVDPAEATVKQAHDWLIAYRLINNQNHKIDKFFISGNPVLFTEIAEILLGYHPGDFQKIIL
- a CDS encoding solute carrier family 23 protein; amino-acid sequence: MNSKPQPETIDYTKQGLPQTIILGLQHGFTMFSATVLVPIITGLDISVALFMAGVGTLLFHLVTGNKVPAFLGSSFAFIAPIMLVADKFGIPYALGGIVVAGLIYLLFSLLVSHFGPEKIIAFFPPVVTGPVIMVIGLKLAPTAIDMASENWWLALVGFLIVVLITSYTRGFLKVIPVLLGIVIGYIVAAIFGLVDFTPIAEAKWLGFPQFTIARFNWNAIMIVAPVALVTVIEHIGDVLAIGATAEKDFVKNPGLHRTLLGDGLATSVSAFFGGPANTTYSENTGVLALTKVYNPIVMRIAAVFAIIIGLVPKLGAIIASIPGALIGGISIILFGMIAAVGVRTVVENKVNFEKSRNLIIAATILILSLGGVSIPIPLGTGQIEIEGMALGALVGIILNKIMPE
- the serS gene encoding serine--tRNA ligase, with the protein product MLDLKLIRSEPGLVKDKLKRRGLNGDTIDSILKLDEQRRKILFDATSLKEERNQVSEEIGHLKKEKKDAQDKILAMREVSAKIKELDFEIKSIEEQIQKNLLEIPNMVDDSVPLGSDEESNVEVRKWGTPREFDFEPMAHWDLGEKLNILDFERGAKISAARFTVLKNMGARMERALINFMLDIHTKEHGYQEMFPPFLVNANTMTGTGQLPKFENDLFKSNDDLYLVPTAEVPLTNLHQGEILSEAELPIYYTAYTACFRREAGSYGKDVRGLIRQHQFNKVEMVKLCKPEDSYQELEKLTQNAETILQRLELPYRIVNLSTGDIGFSAAKTYDLEVWLPAQNKYREISSCSNCTDFQARRANIRYRSQDSGKVNFVHTLNGSGIAVGRTMVAILENYQEKDGSITIPDALRPYMDDLKKISN